In the genome of Nitrospinaceae bacterium, one region contains:
- a CDS encoding alpha/beta fold hydrolase — protein sequence MPKTTVGDVELYYEESGAGTPVVLIHGLAGDCSGWQSQIKVLEKNYRVIALDNRGAGRSSAPDYPYTTRHFADDTIGLMDALGVSEPAHVIGRSMGGAIAQEMAINYPGRVRSMLITASFGKLDRYGYQILYNFNEVVKAQGYPAAAKHQSLFFFPPLYFNENQELLDAFEAGLGNTDRPIHGYSNSTNACLTHDALDRLGQVKCPTYVLAGGEDVLCSVGAARQIAERVPGSRIKIYEDASHFFLIQCFEESMTDIKYFLDAN from the coding sequence ATGCCGAAAACAACTGTTGGGGATGTAGAGCTTTACTACGAGGAGTCCGGGGCGGGCACGCCCGTCGTTCTTATTCACGGGCTGGCGGGTGATTGCAGTGGCTGGCAGTCGCAGATAAAAGTGCTCGAAAAAAACTACAGGGTTATCGCCTTAGACAACCGGGGCGCGGGCAGGAGCAGTGCCCCCGACTATCCCTATACGACGCGGCATTTTGCCGACGACACTATCGGCCTCATGGACGCGCTGGGCGTCTCTGAGCCCGCCCACGTCATTGGCCGCTCGATGGGCGGCGCCATCGCGCAGGAGATGGCCATCAACTATCCGGGCCGTGTGAGGAGCATGCTCATCACCGCCTCGTTCGGAAAACTCGACCGCTATGGCTATCAAATTCTCTACAACTTCAACGAGGTGGTGAAGGCGCAAGGCTACCCCGCTGCGGCGAAGCATCAGTCGCTTTTTTTCTTCCCGCCGCTTTATTTTAATGAGAACCAGGAACTACTCGATGCCTTCGAGGCCGGGCTCGGCAACACGGACAGGCCGATTCACGGCTACTCGAACTCGACGAATGCCTGCCTGACGCACGATGCGCTGGATCGCTTGGGTCAGGTGAAATGCCCGACGTATGTGCTGGCCGGGGGCGAGGACGTTCTTTGCTCGGTTGGCGCCGCCAGGCAGATTGCCGAGCGGGTGCCCGGTAGCCGGATAAAAATTTATGAGGACGCCAGCCACTTTTTCTTGATTCAGTGCTTCGAGGAGTCGATGACGGATATTAAGTATTTTCTCGACGCGAACTAG